CGCCGGCCGCGATCGATCGCCTCGCGAGCGCGGTGCCTGAAGCGCCGGTGGCACTGTCGTCGCGCTGGTCGTAATCTTGTCCCGACGCGCCGCATCCGGTGTGCCGGACCCGGCGCATCGCCTCTGGCCAAACCCGCGCACTGGACGTACGCCGCCATGACAACCGACGATGTATGCCGCACCGCCAGGCACACCTTCGTGCAACTGCGTAGCCGGATCGACGAGGATGCCACCCTCATGTTGACGATCGAGGGCATGATCGCGGTCGAGCGGGAGCATTTCCCGGACGAGGCGACGTACGTGGCCGCGACGCACATCGAAGCGTGCCCGGCGTGCCAGGGCTGGGTCGGCAGCTGGCTGGACGCGCAGTTCCCGGAGCGCGTGGCCCATCGCGAACGCCCGCAGAAATACTGCTGCAGCCACATGTTCCATGCGGTGGTGAGCCCCGACGCCGAGGTCCGGTTTTCGTTCGAGATGTTCCGCGGCGAAGATCCGAGCTGGTGCATCAATGGCGACTATTCGTTCGCGCGGTTCTGCCCGTGGTGCGGCCACGACCTGCCGAACCAGGCGTTCGAGCCGGAGCGCAGCGCATGAACGCGCCCCGGCCCGTCCACGCGCTGACCGTGATCTATGCCAGGAACATGGAGCGGGTGGCCGAGTTCTACCGGCGCACGCTGTCGCTGGAACTGGTGGAGCAGGGCGATTGCTTCGTGGTGGTGGGCAATGCGCACTACGAGATCGCGGTGGTCCATGCGGCCGGCGAGCGCGCGCGGGGTCCAGAGTCCGGCTCGCACCATCTGCGGGCCGAGACGCCAATCAAGGGCTCGTTCCTGGTCGAGAGCCTGGAACGCGCATGTTCCGCCGCCGAAGCGGCCGGCGGCGCCTTCAAGCCCATCGACTTGGCGTGGCGGTGGCGCGATCAACTCCACTTGGACGGCCACGATCCGGAAGGCAATGTCGTGCAGCTGCGCGCGAGCGCTGTCTGAGGAGGCCGGCGATGAACCCGCTCCCGTGCAGACCCTGGCGCGCGGCTGGTGCGGCTGCCGGCGGTGAAGTCGTCCGCCGGCTCGACGAGGAAGTGGCGATGCCGCGACACGTGGTCCGACCGCCACTCGCCGCATGACGCAATCCTCCGCCTATGCCCTTGCAGGCAGCGCCGTCTTCTTCGCGCTGGGGTACGGAATGATCCATGTCACATGGATCAATCCTCGATCCCGCTTGCGGCCCTTGTGCTGCGCGCGCTGGAAGCTGTTCGGTCGAGCGGCATCGAACTTCGGTGCCTTGGCGCAATCGCTGCCCCTGTTGTCGCTCGGCCTTGTCTCCCTGCTCACCGCGCTGCACTCGCCCTTCGTCAAGGCGGCCTTGGTCCTCGTTGGGGTCAGTTTCCTGGCGACCGGGATCGCGCGGCTGGCAGACCTGCGTGACGATGAGATCTGATCTGTCGCGCAGGCCAAGTCCGCTGCTGTCGAGTCTGCAGCGTACGGCTTGCTGTCGGTGCTGGCGTCGCGCCGCAGCACGTCTTCTACCGATGTGCGTAGCGTGGCGCTTTGATGGACATCGATCACGCAAGATTCGCTTCAGGCGTTAGGAGTTCAAGCCGCCCATGCCATCCGCAACGTTCTGCACCGAGATCGATCCCTCCTCATTGATTGGAATCACGGTGGACGCCTATGCCCAGCACGATGGGTACTGGCACTTCTTCGTCGCGCTTCGCGACATCGGAGGCGACCCTCTTGTCTTCACCACGGTAGAGATGCTTGCCGGTCCGCGATTTGATGTCTTCCCAATCGCCATGGCGCGTGAGGCGACGAGCGAGCATGTTTGGCGTGCTTTGCCGCATGCCATCGTCATTCAAAATGCCACCGCGCTCCGGCGTAATGAGTGGGCGGTACGCGGCGCAGTGCACGCAACATTGGGCGAGGACCCATGGACGCACCATGCCGGACGAGGCCCGGCCTCCCTTGATGCAATCGTGAGCGCTAGGGTTCTGGCGGGCGTTCTGATCGAGGGCCTGCATGGCGAAAAGATGGTCATCGCCT
This sequence is a window from Xanthomonas sp. CFBP 8443. Protein-coding genes within it:
- a CDS encoding VOC family protein produces the protein MNAPRPVHALTVIYARNMERVAEFYRRTLSLELVEQGDCFVVVGNAHYEIAVVHAAGERARGPESGSHHLRAETPIKGSFLVESLERACSAAEAAGGAFKPIDLAWRWRDQLHLDGHDPEGNVVQLRASAV